One window of the Candidatus Chryseobacterium colombiense genome contains the following:
- a CDS encoding HupE/UreJ family protein — protein MQDFLFYLNLGWEHIISLDALDHQLFVLALIAVYSYSDWKKILVLVTAFTIGHSVTLALSILDIVRVPSAWVEFLIPLTIVLTALGNILMKNKKQSQSKLNYYLALFFGLIHGMGFANTARVMIAKSQSIALPLLGFNVGLEVGQIAIVLGILVLLFILLNLFKVNKKDWILFVSSGVFALSLKMTLERIPF, from the coding sequence ATGCAGGATTTTCTATTTTACTTAAACCTTGGCTGGGAACACATTATCTCATTGGATGCATTAGACCATCAGCTTTTTGTTTTAGCACTTATCGCGGTGTATTCCTACAGCGACTGGAAAAAAATTTTAGTTTTGGTAACCGCATTCACCATTGGGCATTCCGTTACTTTAGCTTTAAGTATTTTAGATATCGTGAGGGTTCCTTCAGCCTGGGTTGAATTTTTAATTCCGCTTACGATTGTTTTAACAGCTTTAGGGAATATTCTTATGAAAAATAAGAAACAGTCTCAAAGTAAACTCAATTATTATCTGGCTTTATTCTTCGGGCTTATTCACGGAATGGGATTTGCCAATACCGCAAGAGTGATGATTGCTAAAAGCCAGAGCATTGCATTACCTCTTCTAGGATTTAATGTAGGACTGGAAGTTGGGCAGATTGCCATCGTTTTAGGAATTCTCGTTCTGCTTTTTATACTTTTAAATCTATTTAAAGTCAATAAAAAAGACTGGATCTTATTTGTATCCTCTGGAGTTTTCGCTTTATCCTTAAAAATGACATTGGAAAGAATTCCTTTTTAG
- a CDS encoding M1 family metallopeptidase, translating to MKFKVSALSVLFYIGAFAQNIQNNPGSNHGNRFEQLGTILPTPNVYRTASGAPGHAYWQNRADYDITAFLDEDKRNLKGSETITYYNNSPDDLDYIWLQLDENQQSTVKKADFPFSSTLPKAANDQQLKASELPVKDNGYGVNLEKVTDASGNPLKYTVNKTMMRIDLPKVLKKGEKLVFKVDWNYNIPNRMKMGGRGGYENFAEDGNDLYTMTQWYPRMCVYSDFHGWQNHQFTGRGEFALVFGNFKVSMNVPADHVVGGTGECKNYDQVLTSDQLARYNKSKTSAEPVEIVTLDEAKKAEKNHSKQRKTWNFEAHDVRDFAWTSSRKFVWDGMGVTIPENNNKVMAMSFYPKEAYGLYRKFSTKAVAHTIKTYSEFTIPYPYPVAQSVEASNGMEYPMICFNYGRTEKDGTYSEGIKNGMLGVVIHEVGHNFFPMIINSDERQWSWMDEGLNTFTEYLTEEKWDNKFPSKRGPAWTIVDYMKLPKDQLEPIMSNSENIIQFGPNAYSKPATGLNILRETIMGRELFDKAFKTYAKRWAFKHPEPADFFRTMEDASGEDLDWFWRGWFYGTDPVDIAIDKVTIATPDLGTAPKQASETKYKVDKPLQNEFEDISKVRNREDKNITFYVEKDKVAQDFYYRYDRGQEKVDTQKEYVSKTEGTEPLTAKEKEKFKNLTGYQIDFVNKGGLVMPIILEFTFEDGTKLTDKSSAQIWRQNEQKVSKTYYFDKKLKSIQLDPMRETADIDTSNNFWSNDNGAAEVSKFQLFKQKESGNARGASNGKVNPMQAAGNKK from the coding sequence ATGAAATTTAAAGTTTCAGCACTTTCAGTTCTTTTTTACATCGGTGCTTTTGCTCAAAACATTCAGAATAATCCGGGAAGCAATCACGGAAACAGATTTGAACAACTGGGAACTATTTTACCTACTCCCAATGTGTACAGAACCGCTTCAGGAGCTCCGGGACACGCTTACTGGCAAAACAGGGCAGATTATGACATCACTGCTTTTTTGGATGAAGACAAAAGAAATCTGAAAGGATCGGAAACCATTACCTATTACAATAATTCTCCGGATGATTTGGATTATATCTGGCTTCAGCTGGATGAAAACCAACAGTCTACCGTAAAAAAGGCAGACTTCCCCTTCTCTTCTACCCTTCCGAAAGCAGCCAACGATCAGCAGCTTAAAGCTTCCGAATTGCCTGTAAAAGATAACGGATATGGAGTAAATCTTGAAAAAGTAACCGATGCTTCAGGCAATCCGCTAAAATATACGGTCAACAAAACCATGATGCGCATTGATTTACCTAAAGTGCTGAAAAAAGGCGAAAAACTGGTTTTCAAAGTTGATTGGAATTACAATATCCCTAACCGAATGAAAATGGGAGGCCGAGGCGGCTACGAAAACTTCGCAGAAGACGGAAATGATTTGTATACCATGACACAATGGTATCCGAGAATGTGCGTATACAGTGACTTCCACGGATGGCAGAATCATCAGTTTACGGGAAGAGGAGAATTTGCCTTGGTTTTCGGAAATTTTAAAGTTTCAATGAATGTTCCTGCAGATCATGTTGTAGGAGGAACCGGTGAATGTAAAAACTACGATCAGGTGTTAACATCGGATCAGTTAGCGAGATACAACAAATCTAAAACTTCAGCGGAGCCTGTAGAAATTGTAACGCTTGACGAAGCTAAAAAAGCAGAGAAAAATCATTCAAAACAAAGAAAAACATGGAATTTTGAAGCACATGACGTAAGAGATTTCGCATGGACTTCTTCCAGAAAATTTGTTTGGGACGGAATGGGTGTTACCATTCCTGAAAACAACAATAAAGTAATGGCGATGAGTTTCTACCCCAAAGAAGCTTACGGATTATATAGAAAATTCTCTACAAAAGCCGTTGCACATACGATTAAAACCTATTCCGAATTTACGATTCCTTATCCGTATCCGGTTGCTCAGTCCGTAGAAGCATCCAACGGGATGGAGTATCCTATGATTTGCTTTAATTACGGAAGAACAGAAAAAGACGGAACCTATTCTGAAGGAATCAAAAACGGAATGTTGGGAGTTGTCATCCATGAAGTTGGACACAACTTTTTCCCGATGATCATCAACTCAGATGAAAGACAATGGAGCTGGATGGATGAAGGTTTAAATACGTTTACCGAATATTTAACGGAAGAAAAATGGGACAACAAATTCCCATCCAAAAGAGGACCGGCCTGGACGATCGTTGATTACATGAAACTTCCGAAAGATCAGCTGGAACCGATTATGAGTAATTCAGAAAATATTATTCAGTTTGGTCCAAATGCGTATTCAAAACCGGCAACCGGATTGAATATCCTTCGTGAAACGATTATGGGAAGAGAACTTTTTGATAAGGCTTTTAAAACCTATGCAAAAAGATGGGCATTCAAACATCCTGAACCTGCAGACTTTTTCCGTACCATGGAAGATGCGAGCGGTGAAGATCTGGATTGGTTCTGGAGAGGATGGTTCTACGGAACAGATCCTGTAGATATTGCCATTGATAAAGTAACCATTGCGACTCCTGATTTGGGAACAGCTCCAAAACAGGCTTCAGAAACTAAATACAAAGTCGACAAACCTTTACAGAATGAGTTTGAAGATATTTCAAAAGTCAGAAACAGAGAAGATAAAAATATCACCTTCTATGTAGAAAAAGATAAAGTTGCTCAGGATTTCTATTACAGATACGACAGAGGTCAGGAAAAAGTAGATACACAAAAAGAATATGTTTCTAAAACTGAAGGGACAGAACCTTTAACTGCAAAAGAAAAAGAGAAATTTAAAAATCTGACCGGTTATCAAATCGATTTCGTCAACAAGGGAGGTTTAGTAATGCCAATCATTCTTGAATTTACCTTTGAAGACGGAACAAAGCTGACTGATAAATCTTCTGCACAGATCTGGAGACAAAACGAGCAAAAAGTTTCCAAAACCTATTATTTTGACAAAAAATTAAAGTCAATTCAATTGGATCCGATGAGAGAAACAGCCGATATAGATACTTCAAACAATTTCTGGAGCAATGATAACGGAGCGGCTGAAGTTTCCAAATTCCAGTTATTTAAACAAAAAGAAAGCGGTAATGCAAGAGGCGCTTCCAATGGGAAAGTAAATCCGATGCAGGCTGCAGGAAACAAAAAATAA
- a CDS encoding ester cyclase has translation MKKNRETELIIRFFMFSFAFSMLGLMFVGCEKKMNTGLKEQVKADSSGMNNKLPEDEIIKRNLAKFDTLDFKVFSKRDWKRFHESHADDVIVHFPDGHTTNGLKKHIEDMEAMFVYAPDTRISVHPIKVGQGNITAVTGIMEGTFTEPMPDGKGGFIKPTGKKFKLPMATFSIWNDNGTMSEEYLYWDNQTYMKQLGL, from the coding sequence ATGAAAAAAAACAGAGAAACAGAATTAATAATCCGGTTTTTTATGTTTTCATTTGCTTTTTCTATGTTAGGATTAATGTTTGTAGGTTGTGAAAAGAAAATGAATACCGGCCTGAAAGAACAGGTAAAAGCGGATAGCAGTGGAATGAACAATAAACTGCCGGAAGATGAAATAATCAAACGAAATTTGGCGAAATTTGATACGTTAGATTTCAAGGTTTTTAGCAAACGAGACTGGAAACGTTTCCATGAAAGTCATGCGGATGATGTGATTGTTCATTTTCCCGACGGGCATACAACGAATGGCTTGAAAAAACATATAGAAGATATGGAGGCTATGTTTGTATATGCTCCTGATACTAGAATTTCGGTTCACCCTATCAAAGTTGGACAGGGAAATATTACCGCTGTTACCGGAATAATGGAAGGAACTTTTACAGAGCCAATGCCAGATGGAAAAGGAGGCTTTATTAAGCCTACCGGAAAAAAGTTTAAACTCCCAATGGCAACTTTCAGTATTTGGAATGACAACGGAACAATGAGTGAAGAATATTTATACTGGGACAATCAAACGTATATGAAACAATTAGGACTCTAA
- a CDS encoding co-chaperone GroES: protein MSVNFKPLADRVLVEPIAAETKTASGIIIPDTAKEKPQEGTVVAVGPGKKDEPTTVKVGDKVLYGKYSGSELKLEGKDYLIVKEGDLLGIIG, encoded by the coding sequence ATGTCAGTAAACTTTAAACCATTGGCAGACAGAGTTTTGGTAGAACCAATCGCTGCAGAGACTAAAACAGCATCAGGTATTATTATTCCGGACACTGCAAAAGAAAAACCTCAAGAAGGTACTGTAGTGGCAGTAGGTCCAGGTAAAAAAGATGAGCCTACAACTGTAAAAGTAGGTGACAAAGTTCTTTATGGGAAATATTCAGGTTCTGAATTGAAATTGGAAGGAAAGGATTATTTAATTGTAAAAGAAGGGGATTTACTAGGAATCATCGGATAA
- a CDS encoding four helix bundle protein, with amino-acid sequence MRDFKKFEVWQLSHQLTLKIYKTSQSFPKEEMFGLTSQIRRSFASIGYNISEGSGRNSDKEFANFINIALGSSNEAENQLILAKDLGYINENDYQNLLSELTILKKKLVTLWNRLNGN; translated from the coding sequence ATGAGAGATTTTAAAAAGTTTGAAGTTTGGCAACTGAGCCATCAACTAACTTTAAAAATTTATAAAACCAGTCAAAGTTTTCCAAAGGAAGAAATGTTTGGCTTAACCTCTCAAATCAGAAGATCGTTTGCTTCAATCGGATATAATATTTCAGAAGGAAGCGGAAGAAATTCTGATAAAGAATTTGCTAATTTCATCAATATTGCATTAGGATCGTCCAATGAAGCCGAAAACCAATTAATTCTTGCTAAAGATTTAGGTTACATTAATGAAAATGATTATCAAAATCTTTTAAGCGAATTAACTATCTTAAAAAAGAAGCTTGTCACACTTTGGAACAGGCTCAACGGAAATTAA
- the groL gene encoding chaperonin GroEL (60 kDa chaperone family; promotes refolding of misfolded polypeptides especially under stressful conditions; forms two stacked rings of heptamers to form a barrel-shaped 14mer; ends can be capped by GroES; misfolded proteins enter the barrel where they are refolded when GroES binds), translating to MAKEIKFDIESRDALKRGVDALANAVKVTLGPKGRNVVIEKSFGAPHVTKDGVSVAKEIELEDRVENMGAQMVKEVASKTNDIAGDGTTTATVLAQAIVREGLKNVAAGANPMDLKRGIDKAVTAVVENLKTQSQAVGDSTDKVKQVASVSANNDETIGALIAEAFGKVGKEGVITVEEAKGIDTTVDVVEGMQFDRGYQSPYFVTNPEKMLAELENPYILLVEKKISSMKELLPVLEPIAQGGKSLLIISEEVEGEALATLVVNKLRGSLKIAAVKAPGFGDRRKAMLEDIAILTGGTVISEEQGFTMENITMDMLGTAEKVSIDKDNTTIVNGGGEESKIKGRVTQIKAQMETSTSDYDKEKLQERLAKLAGGVAVLYVGAASEVEMKEKKDRVDDALHATRAAVEEGIVAGGGVALVRAIAALENLTGINSDESTGIKIVKRAIEEPLRQIVANAGGEGSVIVAKVAEGSGDFGYNAKTDEFVNMLEAGIIDPTKVTRVALENAASVSGMLLTTECVITEVKKDEPAMPMGGGMPGMM from the coding sequence ATGGCAAAAGAAATAAAATTCGATATTGAATCAAGAGACGCTTTAAAAAGAGGTGTTGATGCATTGGCTAATGCAGTAAAAGTAACTTTAGGACCAAAAGGGAGAAACGTGGTGATCGAAAAATCTTTCGGTGCACCTCACGTAACTAAAGATGGTGTTTCTGTTGCAAAAGAAATCGAACTTGAAGACAGAGTAGAAAATATGGGAGCTCAAATGGTAAAAGAAGTGGCTTCCAAAACTAATGATATCGCAGGAGACGGTACAACTACCGCTACTGTTTTGGCACAAGCTATCGTAAGAGAAGGTCTTAAGAACGTAGCTGCTGGTGCAAATCCAATGGACTTGAAAAGAGGAATCGACAAAGCAGTAACTGCTGTTGTTGAAAACTTGAAAACTCAGTCTCAGGCTGTTGGTGATTCTACAGATAAAGTAAAGCAAGTTGCTTCTGTATCTGCTAACAACGACGAAACGATCGGTGCTTTGATCGCTGAAGCTTTCGGAAAAGTTGGTAAAGAAGGAGTTATTACTGTAGAAGAAGCTAAAGGTATCGATACAACAGTAGACGTTGTAGAAGGGATGCAATTCGATAGAGGATATCAGTCGCCATATTTCGTGACTAATCCTGAGAAAATGTTAGCTGAACTTGAAAACCCATATATCCTTTTAGTTGAGAAAAAAATCTCTTCAATGAAAGAATTACTTCCGGTTCTTGAGCCAATCGCACAAGGTGGTAAATCTTTATTGATCATCTCTGAAGAAGTTGAAGGTGAAGCTTTGGCAACTTTAGTAGTAAACAAACTAAGAGGTTCTCTTAAAATTGCTGCGGTAAAAGCTCCGGGATTCGGAGACAGAAGAAAAGCAATGTTGGAAGATATCGCAATCCTTACAGGAGGAACAGTTATTTCTGAAGAGCAAGGTTTCACGATGGAAAACATTACGATGGATATGTTGGGAACTGCTGAGAAAGTATCTATCGATAAAGACAACACAACGATCGTAAACGGTGGTGGTGAAGAAAGCAAAATCAAAGGTAGAGTGACTCAGATCAAAGCTCAGATGGAAACTTCTACTTCTGATTACGATAAAGAAAAATTACAGGAGAGATTGGCTAAATTAGCTGGTGGTGTTGCCGTACTTTACGTAGGAGCAGCTTCTGAAGTGGAAATGAAAGAGAAAAAAGACAGAGTGGATGATGCACTTCACGCTACAAGAGCAGCAGTTGAAGAAGGTATTGTTGCAGGAGGTGGTGTTGCTTTGGTAAGAGCTATTGCTGCATTGGAAAACCTTACTGGTATCAACTCTGATGAATCTACAGGTATTAAAATCGTAAAAAGAGCAATCGAAGAGCCATTGAGACAAATCGTTGCTAACGCAGGTGGTGAAGGTTCTGTAATCGTTGCTAAAGTAGCGGAAGGAAGCGGAGACTTCGGATACAACGCTAAAACTGATGAATTCGTAAACATGCTTGAAGCAGGAATCATCGACCCTACAAAAGTAACAAGAGTTGCCCTTGAAAATGCAGCTTCTGTATCTGGAATGCTTTTAACAACTGAATGTGTTATCACTGAAGTGAAAAAAGACGAACCAGCTATGCCAATGGGTGGTGGAATGCCAGGAATGATGTAA
- a CDS encoding helix-turn-helix transcriptional regulator — MTREKLKIELGKRIINLREKKGWSQSDLARACNKDRQAIEKLENGKVNPTLYTLLEIANALEVSLPELVNFSG; from the coding sequence ATGACCAGAGAGAAGTTAAAGATAGAATTGGGTAAGCGGATTATTAACCTTCGTGAAAAGAAAGGCTGGAGCCAGTCTGATCTTGCCCGTGCCTGTAATAAAGATCGTCAAGCTATTGAAAAACTGGAAAATGGTAAAGTGAATCCTACTCTTTATACTTTGCTTGAAATAGCTAATGCTTTGGAGGTTTCTTTACCAGAACTAGTCAATTTTTCTGGATAG
- a CDS encoding SymE family type I addiction module toxin: protein MINSRKLKIHTRYQTSTDRMITVPEIRLKGKWLEKLGFKEGQMVDITQKKNKLTITLNKKEK from the coding sequence ATGATTAATTCAAGAAAACTTAAAATTCATACGAGATATCAAACAAGTACGGACAGGATGATAACTGTTCCGGAAATCCGGCTTAAAGGAAAATGGCTAGAAAAGCTGGGTTTTAAAGAAGGTCAAATGGTAGATATCACCCAAAAGAAAAACAAGCTTACAATAACTCTTAATAAAAAAGAGAAATGA
- a CDS encoding kelch repeat-containing protein → MSMGRGAISSVIVDDNIYVSNGYKDTDGNANFIEKYSIKDNRWSIINSTLLPKRFANSETYGNKIYIFNGWGNSHLEILDLATHKITKGAVNHAYTGNAGSAIHNGKIYVFGGSGLNGAATTVFSDRFQYYDIASDTWHPLPDMPKAREAKGKIVNDKLYVIGGFNGTSSHLVNVYDLNKNLWTEQYTMPVGISGHSLAVSGNKIFIAGGYNNQTFLAYFDTETNKLHQLSSNMIPRRHAAAEIYNNKLYIMGGSTTSLTKSAIKSIQVADISEEALSAKETNEDVFKSKVYTNAQRDGFTISNKNNSNQFEYIVYTMDGKEAGKGFAYYNQNIDLTKVPRGTYIFTYKNEKGVLQKVRVIR, encoded by the coding sequence ATGTCTATGGGCAGAGGAGCTATCAGCAGTGTCATTGTAGATGATAACATCTATGTGAGCAATGGGTATAAAGACACTGATGGGAATGCAAACTTTATTGAGAAATACAGTATTAAAGATAACCGCTGGAGTATCATCAACTCTACGCTACTCCCCAAAAGATTCGCTAATTCGGAAACTTACGGTAATAAAATTTATATTTTTAACGGCTGGGGAAATAGCCATCTTGAAATTCTAGACCTTGCAACTCATAAAATAACAAAGGGAGCTGTTAATCATGCCTATACAGGAAATGCAGGTTCAGCCATCCATAATGGAAAAATATACGTGTTCGGCGGCAGTGGGTTAAACGGTGCTGCAACCACTGTATTTTCTGATAGATTCCAATATTATGATATTGCTTCAGATACATGGCATCCATTACCAGATATGCCCAAAGCCAGAGAAGCAAAAGGCAAAATTGTGAACGATAAGCTTTATGTTATTGGTGGTTTTAATGGTACATCATCCCATCTGGTCAATGTTTACGACCTCAACAAAAATCTTTGGACTGAGCAATATACGATGCCTGTTGGGATATCAGGTCATTCATTAGCAGTATCCGGTAATAAGATTTTTATTGCAGGCGGTTATAATAATCAAACTTTTTTAGCGTATTTCGATACAGAAACCAATAAATTACATCAATTATCTTCAAACATGATCCCGCGAAGACATGCTGCTGCGGAAATTTATAACAATAAATTATACATCATGGGTGGAAGTACAACATCTTTAACCAAATCAGCCATTAAAAGCATTCAGGTGGCAGATATTAGCGAAGAAGCCCTTTCCGCTAAAGAGACTAATGAAGATGTGTTCAAATCAAAAGTTTATACCAATGCTCAGAGAGACGGTTTTACGATCAGTAATAAAAACAACAGCAACCAGTTTGAATACATAGTCTATACAATGGATGGAAAAGAAGCCGGAAAAGGGTTTGCCTATTACAATCAAAATATAGATTTAACAAAAGTACCACGCGGAACGTATATTTTTACTTACAAAAATGAGAAAGGGGTTTTACAAAAGGTTAGGGTTATTAGATAA
- the arr gene encoding NAD(+)--rifampin ADP-ribosyltransferase: MENKKEKKILDNGPFYHGTKADLQIGDLLSAGFQSNYYPEIIMNHIYFTALQNGAGLAAALAKGDGHERIYIVEPTGEFENDPNVTDKKFPGNPTRSYRSKEPVRIVGEVTDWIRLTDEELQNWRERIAKLRENPDAEIIN; this comes from the coding sequence ATGGAAAACAAAAAAGAGAAAAAAATTCTGGATAACGGTCCATTCTACCACGGTACAAAAGCTGATTTACAAATCGGTGATTTGCTCAGTGCCGGATTTCAATCAAATTATTATCCAGAGATCATCATGAATCATATTTACTTTACTGCCTTACAAAACGGCGCCGGATTAGCTGCTGCACTGGCAAAAGGTGATGGTCATGAAAGAATTTATATTGTAGAACCCACAGGAGAATTTGAAAATGATCCTAACGTTACCGATAAAAAATTTCCGGGGAATCCTACCCGATCTTATCGAAGTAAAGAACCTGTAAGAATTGTCGGTGAAGTAACAGACTGGATCCGGTTAACAGACGAAGAGCTCCAAAACTGGCGGGAAAGAATCGCAAAGCTTCGGGAAAATCCGGATGCTGAAATTATCAATTAG
- a CDS encoding DUF2461 domain-containing protein, with protein sequence MKKTFEFLKQLEKNNNREWFAQHKTEYDSVIKENKTFFNQVYNELQEHDNLKGIHIFRIYRDVRFSKDQTPYKTHFGVGYSRSKPMLRGGYYIQLEPGNSFVGGGFWGPDAKDLLRIRKEFEINTAEIEKITSDDTFIKYFKEIKGEAVKTAPRGFDKDHPAIDLIRKKQYVVMRKFTGKEVLSDDFQKEAVLTLLAMRPFFDYMSEVLTTDLNGESLF encoded by the coding sequence ATGAAAAAAACCTTTGAATTCCTTAAACAATTAGAAAAAAACAACAATCGTGAATGGTTTGCCCAACACAAAACGGAGTATGATTCGGTTATAAAAGAAAACAAAACCTTTTTCAATCAGGTTTATAATGAGCTTCAGGAACATGATAATTTAAAAGGAATCCATATTTTCAGAATTTACAGAGATGTTCGCTTTTCTAAAGACCAGACTCCGTACAAGACGCATTTCGGAGTCGGATACTCCCGCTCAAAACCAATGCTGAGAGGAGGATATTACATCCAGTTGGAACCCGGCAACAGTTTTGTAGGAGGCGGATTTTGGGGACCCGATGCTAAAGACCTGCTCCGCATCCGTAAAGAATTTGAAATCAATACCGCAGAAATTGAGAAGATCACTTCAGACGATACATTCATAAAATATTTTAAAGAAATTAAAGGCGAAGCAGTAAAAACAGCACCGAGAGGATTTGATAAAGATCATCCCGCCATAGACCTCATCAGAAAAAAACAATATGTGGTCATGAGAAAATTTACGGGTAAGGAAGTGCTGTCTGATGATTTTCAAAAAGAAGCTGTTCTCACCTTATTAGCCATGCGTCCTTTTTTTGATTATATGAGCGAAGTACTGACTACGGATTTGAATGGGGAATCTTTATTTTAA
- a CDS encoding DUF1801 domain-containing protein, which translates to MTIQDQIQEYVTSLPESKRSDILELHNIILELIPESKLWFLDGKNEEGKIVSNPNIGYGVYSIQYKDGTSKEFYQIGISANTTGISVYIMGIDDKKYLLQTYGEKIGKASVTGYCIKFKKLNDINIDILKAAIQDGVKRSA; encoded by the coding sequence ATGACCATCCAAGATCAAATCCAGGAATATGTAACCAGCCTGCCTGAATCCAAACGCAGCGATATCCTAGAACTTCACAACATTATTTTGGAACTCATACCGGAATCTAAACTTTGGTTCCTGGATGGTAAAAATGAAGAAGGCAAAATAGTTTCCAATCCTAATATCGGTTATGGAGTCTATTCAATACAATACAAAGACGGAACTTCAAAAGAGTTTTATCAGATCGGGATAAGCGCAAATACAACCGGAATTTCCGTTTATATCATGGGGATTGATGATAAAAAATATTTACTCCAAACCTATGGAGAAAAAATAGGTAAAGCGAGTGTGACCGGATACTGTATTAAATTTAAAAAGCTTAACGATATTAATATTGACATATTGAAAGCCGCGATACAAGATGGAGTTAAGAGATCAGCATAA